The following proteins are co-located in the Vigna angularis cultivar LongXiaoDou No.4 chromosome 2, ASM1680809v1, whole genome shotgun sequence genome:
- the LOC108327762 gene encoding NAD-dependent malic enzyme 59 kDa isoform, mitochondrial isoform X1, with amino-acid sequence MWKVVRFAASRSRRFSTAIPGPCKVHKRGTDILHDPWFNKDTGFPITERDRLGLRGLLPPRVISFEHQYDRFMDSYRSLEKNTRGQSDKFVALSKWRILNRLHDRNEILYYRVLIRNIKEFAPIIYTPTVGLVCENYSGLFRRPRGMYFSVKDKGEMMSMIYNWPADEVDMIVLTDGSRILGLGDLGVQGIGIPIGKLDMYVAAAGINPRKILPVMLDVGTNNEKLLKDPLYLGVRQPRLEGEEYLSIVDEFMEAVHARWPKAIVQFEDFQMKWAFETLKRYRQRFCMFNDDIQGTAGVALAGLLGTIRSQGRPLSDFLKQKIVVVGAGSAGLGVLKMAAQAVSRMSGGSGTAATANSPFFLIDKNGLVTTERSNLDPAAVPFAKNPRDLEGLTEGASIIEVVKKVKPHVLLGLSGVGGVFDTEVLKAMRESASTKPAIFAMSNPTVNAECTAIEAFSHAGKNIVFASGSPFDDVDLGNEVGHVNQANNMYLFPGIGLGTLLSGARHITDEMLRAAAECLASYMTDEEVQKGILFPSIDCIRNVTAEVGAAVIGAAVAENQAEGHGDIGLRELANMSKEDTVEYVRGNMWYPEYSPLVHEK; translated from the exons ATGTGGAAGGTTGTGCGATTCGCGGCGTCCAGATCACGGCGATTCTCCACGGCGATTCCCGGGCCGTGCAAGGTCCACAAGCGGGGCACTGATATCCTCCATGATCCGTGGTTCAACAAG GATACTGGGTTTCCCATAACTGAAAGGGATCGATTGGGACTTCGGGGCCTTCTTCCACCTCGTGTCATTTCATTTGAGCATCAATATGATCGGTTTA tGGATTCTTATAGATCTTTGGAGAAGAATACACGGGGCCAATCAGATAAATTTGTTGCCTTATCCAAATGGAGGATCTTAAATAGATTGCATGACAGGAATGAGATTCTGTATTACCGA GTTCTTATCCGTAACATCAAAGAGTTTGCTCCTATAATATATACTCCTACGGTTGGATTAGTGTGTGAAAATTATTCAGGGTTATTTAGACGCCCGCGGGGTATGTATTTTAGTGTCAAAGATAAAGGAGAGATGATGTCAATGATCTATAACTGGCCTGCTGACGAG GTAGACATGATTGTCCTGACAGATGGTAGCCGTATTCTTGGCTTGGGTGACCTTGGCGTTCAGGGCATAGGAATACCTATTGGAAAACTTGACATGTATGTTGCTGCTGCTGGTATCAACCCACGAAAA ATACTTCCAGTTATGTTAGATGTTGGTACAAACAATGAAAAGCTACTCAAAGATCCCCTTT ATTTAGGAGTTCGACAGCCTAGGTTGGAAGGTGAAGAGTATCTATCGATTGTTGATGAATTCATGGAAGCTGTACACGCTCGATGGCCTAAGGCTATTGTTCAG TTTGAGGATTTCCAAATGAAGTGGGCTTTTGAAACCCTTAAACGATATAGACAAAGGTTTTGCATGTTTAATGATGATATACAG GGCACCGCCGGTGTTGCACTTGCTGGGCTATTGGGAACTATAAGATCCCAAGGTCGACCATTGTCTGATTTTTTGAAACAAAAGATAGTTGTTGTTGGAGCAGGGAG TGCAGGGCTTGGTGTTCTTAAGATGGCTGCCCAGGCTGTTTCAAGAATGTCAGGGGGCAGTGGAACTGCGGCCACTGCTAACAGCccgttttttttaattgataaaaat GGTCTTGTCACCACGGAAAGGAGCAATCTAGATCCAGCTGCTGTTCCATTTGCCAAAAATCCAAGAGATCTTGAAGGGCTTACAGAGGGTGCTAGTATAATTGAAGTG GTTAAGAAGGTTAAGCCACACGTGCTACTTGGATTGTCTGGAGTTGGTGGTGTTTTTGACACGGAG GTGCTCAAGGCAATGAGAGAATCTGCTTCAACAAAACCTGCTATCTTTGCAATGTCTAATCCCACCGTGAATG CTGAGTGCACTGCTATTGAAGCTTTCAGTCACGCTGGAAAAAATATCGTTTTTGCAAGTGGAAGCCCTTTTGACGATGTAGATCTCG GAAATGAAGTTGGCCATGTCAATCAAGCCAACAATATGTACCTATTCCCAGG GATTGGTTTGGGTACACTTCTATCCGGTGCTCGTCATATAACAGACGAAATGTTGCGAGCAGCAGCTGAATG CCTTGCTTCATATATGACAGATGAGGAGGTCCAAAAAGGAATCTTGTTTCCATCTATTGACTG TATTCGGAATGTTACAGCTGAGGTTGGAGCTGCTGTTATTGGTGCTGCGGTTGCAGAAAATCAGGCTGAAGGACATGGTGATATAGGGTTGAGAGAACTAGCAAACATGTCAAAA GAAGATACTGTGGAGTATGTGCGAGGCAATATGTGGTACCCTGAGTATAGCCCCCTTGttcatgaaaaatga
- the LOC108327762 gene encoding NAD-dependent malic enzyme 2, mitochondrial isoform X2 codes for MRVDMIVLTDGSRILGLGDLGVQGIGIPIGKLDMYVAAAGINPRKILPVMLDVGTNNEKLLKDPLYLGVRQPRLEGEEYLSIVDEFMEAVHARWPKAIVQFEDFQMKWAFETLKRYRQRFCMFNDDIQGTAGVALAGLLGTIRSQGRPLSDFLKQKIVVVGAGSAGLGVLKMAAQAVSRMSGGSGTAATANSPFFLIDKNGLVTTERSNLDPAAVPFAKNPRDLEGLTEGASIIEVVKKVKPHVLLGLSGVGGVFDTEVLKAMRESASTKPAIFAMSNPTVNAECTAIEAFSHAGKNIVFASGSPFDDVDLGNEVGHVNQANNMYLFPGIGLGTLLSGARHITDEMLRAAAECLASYMTDEEVQKGILFPSIDCIRNVTAEVGAAVIGAAVAENQAEGHGDIGLRELANMSKEDTVEYVRGNMWYPEYSPLVHEK; via the exons ATGAGG GTAGACATGATTGTCCTGACAGATGGTAGCCGTATTCTTGGCTTGGGTGACCTTGGCGTTCAGGGCATAGGAATACCTATTGGAAAACTTGACATGTATGTTGCTGCTGCTGGTATCAACCCACGAAAA ATACTTCCAGTTATGTTAGATGTTGGTACAAACAATGAAAAGCTACTCAAAGATCCCCTTT ATTTAGGAGTTCGACAGCCTAGGTTGGAAGGTGAAGAGTATCTATCGATTGTTGATGAATTCATGGAAGCTGTACACGCTCGATGGCCTAAGGCTATTGTTCAG TTTGAGGATTTCCAAATGAAGTGGGCTTTTGAAACCCTTAAACGATATAGACAAAGGTTTTGCATGTTTAATGATGATATACAG GGCACCGCCGGTGTTGCACTTGCTGGGCTATTGGGAACTATAAGATCCCAAGGTCGACCATTGTCTGATTTTTTGAAACAAAAGATAGTTGTTGTTGGAGCAGGGAG TGCAGGGCTTGGTGTTCTTAAGATGGCTGCCCAGGCTGTTTCAAGAATGTCAGGGGGCAGTGGAACTGCGGCCACTGCTAACAGCccgttttttttaattgataaaaat GGTCTTGTCACCACGGAAAGGAGCAATCTAGATCCAGCTGCTGTTCCATTTGCCAAAAATCCAAGAGATCTTGAAGGGCTTACAGAGGGTGCTAGTATAATTGAAGTG GTTAAGAAGGTTAAGCCACACGTGCTACTTGGATTGTCTGGAGTTGGTGGTGTTTTTGACACGGAG GTGCTCAAGGCAATGAGAGAATCTGCTTCAACAAAACCTGCTATCTTTGCAATGTCTAATCCCACCGTGAATG CTGAGTGCACTGCTATTGAAGCTTTCAGTCACGCTGGAAAAAATATCGTTTTTGCAAGTGGAAGCCCTTTTGACGATGTAGATCTCG GAAATGAAGTTGGCCATGTCAATCAAGCCAACAATATGTACCTATTCCCAGG GATTGGTTTGGGTACACTTCTATCCGGTGCTCGTCATATAACAGACGAAATGTTGCGAGCAGCAGCTGAATG CCTTGCTTCATATATGACAGATGAGGAGGTCCAAAAAGGAATCTTGTTTCCATCTATTGACTG TATTCGGAATGTTACAGCTGAGGTTGGAGCTGCTGTTATTGGTGCTGCGGTTGCAGAAAATCAGGCTGAAGGACATGGTGATATAGGGTTGAGAGAACTAGCAAACATGTCAAAA GAAGATACTGTGGAGTATGTGCGAGGCAATATGTGGTACCCTGAGTATAGCCCCCTTGttcatgaaaaatga